The Candidatus Eisenbacteria bacterium genome includes a region encoding these proteins:
- a CDS encoding alanine--glyoxylate aminotransferase family protein, which produces MTATPTAATTRTHTRARLFTPGPVEIPARILRALSQVPPHHRTDAFRATFKKVSEDLKWLHQTAGEVLMLAASGTGAMEACVVNLLGPKDRALVIVGGKFGERWANLCKAYGVGCDVVEVPWGHAVDPAEVARRLDADAAITTVFGTQSETSTATLNDVEALAKVTRARGRRLVVDAITGVGVHPLPQDAWGVDVIVTGSQKGLMSPPGIATVSLAPWALDAIEGERLPRFYWDLRKARKNLPAGETPFTPAVSLTFAVGEAITMMKEEGLDAVHRRHARLAAATQAGARALGCTLFSKSPAHGVTAIEPPAGVDASGIVKRLREVHGITVAGGQDHMKGKMLRIGHMGAYDLSDIYVVLGALEECVNAAGHRAGGAIEAARRGWENA; this is translated from the coding sequence ATGACCGCCACGCCCACCGCCGCGACGACCCGGACCCATACGCGCGCGCGCCTGTTCACGCCCGGCCCGGTCGAGATTCCCGCGCGCATCCTGCGCGCCCTCTCGCAGGTGCCGCCGCACCATCGCACGGACGCCTTCCGCGCGACCTTCAAGAAGGTCAGCGAGGATCTGAAGTGGCTGCACCAGACCGCGGGCGAGGTGCTGATGCTGGCGGCCTCGGGCACCGGGGCGATGGAGGCGTGCGTCGTCAACCTGCTCGGCCCGAAGGACCGCGCGCTGGTCATCGTCGGCGGCAAGTTCGGCGAGCGCTGGGCGAACCTGTGCAAGGCCTACGGCGTCGGCTGCGACGTGGTGGAGGTGCCCTGGGGACACGCCGTGGACCCGGCCGAGGTCGCCCGGCGCCTCGACGCCGACGCGGCGATCACGACGGTGTTCGGCACGCAGAGCGAGACCTCGACCGCGACGCTCAACGACGTGGAGGCGCTCGCGAAGGTCACGCGCGCACGCGGCCGGCGACTGGTCGTGGACGCGATCACCGGCGTCGGCGTGCACCCGCTGCCGCAGGACGCCTGGGGTGTGGACGTGATCGTGACGGGGTCGCAGAAGGGCCTGATGTCGCCCCCCGGCATCGCGACCGTGAGCCTCGCCCCATGGGCGCTCGACGCGATCGAGGGCGAACGCCTGCCGCGCTTCTACTGGGATCTGCGCAAGGCGCGCAAGAACCTGCCCGCCGGCGAGACGCCGTTCACGCCCGCGGTGAGCCTGACCTTCGCCGTCGGCGAGGCGATCACGATGATGAAGGAGGAGGGGCTCGACGCCGTGCACCGGCGCCACGCGCGACTGGCGGCGGCGACGCAGGCCGGAGCGCGCGCGCTCGGCTGCACGCTCTTCTCGAAGAGCCCGGCGCACGGCGTGACCGCGATCGAGCCGCCGGCGGGCGTGGACGCCTCCGGGATCGTCAAGAGGCTGCGCGAGGTTCACGGCATCACCGTCGCCGGCGGGCAGGATCACATGAAGGGCAAGATGCTCCGCATCGGTCACATGGGCGCCTACGACCTCTCCGACATCTACGTGGTGCTGGGCGCCCTCGAGGAGTGCGTGAACGCGGCGGGCCACAGGGCCGGTGGCGCCATCGAGGCGGCACGACGCGGCTGGGAGAACGCGTGA
- a CDS encoding hydroxyacid dehydrogenase, whose translation MKVLACDRVDPAAIAMLRAAGHEVAEASALKGEALVAALAGVSGLIVRGATKVTGDVLRASPGLRVVVRAGSGLDNVDRAAAEACGVRVFNTPNANSVSVAELVFGLLLALERHLVPAAGDLRRGVWEKSKYQGRELSGRTLGILGFGRIGREVATRARAFDLTVVSHDPKHGTTSEGFGWVRELQRDEVFRSADIVTLHVPLMEGTRDSIGAREFALMKKDAVLVNCARGGVVNEPDLHAALVAGTIRAAASDVFATEPPPAEHPLLALPNFLPLPHLGASTAEAQRRAGTDAAQIVIEALAGGR comes from the coding sequence GTGAAGGTCCTGGCCTGCGACCGGGTGGACCCGGCCGCGATCGCCATGCTCCGCGCCGCCGGCCACGAGGTGGCCGAGGCCAGCGCCCTGAAGGGCGAGGCCCTCGTCGCCGCGCTCGCGGGCGTCAGCGGCCTGATCGTGCGCGGCGCGACCAAGGTGACGGGCGACGTCCTGCGCGCCAGCCCGGGCCTGCGCGTGGTGGTGCGTGCGGGCTCCGGCCTCGACAACGTGGACCGCGCCGCGGCGGAGGCGTGCGGGGTGCGGGTCTTCAACACGCCGAACGCCAACTCCGTCTCGGTGGCCGAGCTGGTGTTCGGCCTGCTGCTCGCGCTTGAGCGTCATCTCGTGCCGGCGGCGGGCGACCTGCGGCGCGGCGTGTGGGAAAAGTCGAAGTACCAGGGCCGCGAGCTGTCGGGACGCACGCTCGGCATTCTCGGCTTCGGCCGGATCGGCCGCGAAGTCGCGACGCGCGCGCGCGCCTTCGACCTCACGGTCGTCTCGCACGATCCCAAGCACGGAACCACGTCCGAAGGCTTCGGCTGGGTGCGCGAGCTTCAGCGCGACGAGGTCTTCCGATCCGCCGACATCGTGACGCTGCACGTGCCGCTCATGGAGGGCACGCGCGACTCGATCGGGGCGCGCGAGTTCGCGCTCATGAAGAAGGACGCGGTGCTCGTCAACTGCGCGCGCGGCGGGGTCGTGAACGAACCCGACCTGCACGCGGCGCTCGTCGCGGGCACGATCCGCGCGGCCGCCTCCGACGTGTTCGCCACCGAGCCCCCGCCCGCCGAGCACCCGCTGCTGGCGCTGCCGAACTTCCTGCCGCTGCCGCACCTGGGGGCCTCCACGGCCGAAGCCCAGCGGCGCGCCGGCACGGACGCCGCGCAGATCGTGATCGAGGCGCTGGCGGGCGGGAGGTAG
- a CDS encoding NAD-dependent epimerase/dehydratase family protein → MSGDAALGGREILVTGGAGFVGSHLVRRLVRDGARVTVLTQPGAPIAALAEVAGRVTLVEGDLVESASLEQAIGLLAPEVVFHLAAWTGGRSRPDDPGAWRLSLRVNLEGTLNLLVSLAAGRTRPKRIVRTGGMEEYGAGPAPFREEQREHAVSPYSASQVAATQVAHALAAQWNLPLVTLRPALVYGPGQDESFFLPSLVRACVEGRDFAMTSGEQAVDFVFVDDVVEALIASATRDGVEGEILNAGSGREITLRDLAERVRALSGSRARLLFGARPERAGEASHRWMDSRRAARLLEWSARTKLDEGLRRLIAAARA, encoded by the coding sequence ATGAGCGGCGACGCCGCGCTCGGCGGCCGGGAGATCCTCGTCACCGGCGGGGCTGGCTTCGTCGGCTCGCACCTGGTGCGCCGCCTGGTGCGCGACGGCGCCCGCGTCACCGTGCTGACCCAGCCGGGAGCGCCGATCGCAGCGCTCGCCGAAGTGGCCGGCCGGGTCACGCTGGTGGAGGGCGATCTCGTCGAGTCGGCCTCGCTCGAGCAGGCGATCGGGCTCCTCGCGCCCGAAGTCGTCTTCCACCTCGCGGCATGGACGGGCGGGCGAAGCCGTCCGGACGACCCCGGGGCCTGGCGACTCAGCCTGCGCGTCAACCTGGAAGGCACGCTCAACCTGCTCGTGTCGCTGGCGGCGGGCCGCACCCGGCCGAAGCGCATCGTGCGAACCGGCGGCATGGAGGAGTACGGCGCGGGACCGGCTCCGTTCCGGGAGGAGCAGCGGGAGCACGCGGTCTCCCCCTACTCCGCCAGCCAGGTCGCGGCGACCCAGGTCGCGCATGCGCTCGCGGCCCAGTGGAACCTGCCGCTGGTCACGCTGCGTCCGGCCCTCGTGTACGGCCCCGGGCAGGACGAGAGCTTCTTTCTGCCCTCGCTCGTGCGCGCGTGCGTCGAGGGTCGGGACTTCGCGATGACCTCGGGCGAGCAGGCCGTGGATTTCGTGTTCGTGGACGACGTCGTCGAAGCGCTGATCGCGAGCGCCACGCGTGACGGCGTCGAGGGGGAAATCCTCAACGCGGGCTCGGGACGCGAGATCACGCTCCGCGACCTCGCCGAACGCGTGCGGGCCCTGTCGGGCTCGCGCGCCCGGCTGCTCTTCGGCGCGAGGCCCGAGCGGGCGGGCGAGGCCTCCCACCGGTGGATGGACTCACGCCGCGCCGCGCGGCTGCTGGAATGGTCCGCGCGCACGAAACTCGACGAGGGCCTGCGCCGCCTCATCGCGGCCGCGCGAGCCTGA
- a CDS encoding NAD-dependent epimerase/dehydratase family protein: protein MSGVPGDSTAWKDRTVLVTGATGLIGSWLVKDLLAQGARVVVFVLDADPHSELLRSGDLSRCHVVNGDLADFAALERGVNLHDADTVFHLGAQTLVEVAHRWPLATFESNLRGTYNLLEVCRLHSGLVRRVVVASSDKAYGARPDLPYREDMPLAGHHPYEVSKTCTDLLAQTYAQTYGLPVTIARFGNVYGGGDLNWSRIVPETVRALLEGRRPVLRSDGTFIRDYVYVKDVARAYLRMAECMDRPDVRGEAFNFSGEKPTSVLELVATLRRLMGREDLEPEIRNTARGEIKDQHLSAAKARERLGWTPAWTLEAGLLETIRWYRDFLGK from the coding sequence ATGAGCGGCGTCCCGGGGGATTCGACCGCGTGGAAGGACCGCACGGTCCTCGTCACGGGCGCGACCGGACTCATCGGCTCGTGGCTCGTGAAGGACCTGCTGGCGCAGGGAGCGCGTGTCGTCGTGTTCGTGCTGGATGCGGACCCGCATTCCGAACTGCTGCGCAGCGGCGACCTCTCGCGCTGTCACGTCGTGAACGGGGATCTCGCGGATTTCGCGGCGCTCGAGCGCGGGGTCAACCTGCACGACGCGGACACGGTGTTTCACCTCGGCGCGCAGACGCTCGTGGAGGTCGCGCATCGCTGGCCGCTGGCGACGTTCGAGTCGAACCTCCGCGGGACGTACAACCTGCTGGAGGTCTGCCGGCTGCATTCGGGGCTGGTGCGCCGCGTCGTCGTCGCCTCGAGCGACAAGGCGTACGGCGCGCGGCCCGACCTGCCCTACCGGGAGGACATGCCGCTGGCGGGCCATCACCCCTACGAGGTCTCGAAGACCTGCACCGACCTGCTCGCGCAGACCTACGCCCAAACGTACGGGCTGCCCGTCACCATCGCCCGGTTCGGAAACGTCTACGGCGGAGGCGACCTCAATTGGAGTCGCATCGTTCCCGAAACGGTCCGCGCGCTGCTGGAAGGCCGGCGACCGGTGCTGCGCAGCGACGGCACCTTCATCCGTGACTACGTCTACGTGAAGGACGTGGCGCGCGCCTACCTGCGCATGGCCGAATGCATGGACCGGCCGGACGTGCGCGGCGAGGCGTTCAACTTCAGCGGCGAGAAGCCGACTTCGGTGCTGGAACTGGTCGCCACCCTCCGCCGGCTCATGGGCCGCGAGGATCTCGAGCCCGAGATCCGTAACACGGCCCGGGGCGAGATCAAGGACCAGCACCTCTCGGCCGCCAAGGCGCGCGAGCGCCTCGGCTGGACCCCTGCGTGGACGCTCGAGGCGGGCCTGCTCGAGACCATCCGCTGGTACAGGGATTTTCTCGGGAAGTGA
- the rfbF gene encoding glucose-1-phosphate cytidylyltransferase yields the protein MKTVILAGGLGTRFAEETDILPKPMIEIGGRPILWHIMKIYAHFGHSEFVVALGYRGDVIKRWFLDHARLESDFRIDLSRGQVTEYSATRDDFTVHLMDTGPETMTGGRLLRLAPLLRDGTFMMTYGDGVSGLDIRRLLEFHRRHGKLATLTAVRPPARFGRLEFEGDAIARFDEKPQIGEGWINGGFFVLEPGVFDYLEGDDTVWERAPLERLAADGQLMAYRCEEFWQCMDTLRDKRTLNQLWAEGNAPWAVWK from the coding sequence ATGAAGACGGTGATTCTCGCGGGCGGCCTCGGCACCCGTTTCGCGGAAGAAACGGACATCCTGCCCAAGCCGATGATCGAGATCGGCGGCCGCCCGATCCTGTGGCACATCATGAAGATCTACGCCCACTTCGGGCACAGCGAGTTCGTCGTCGCGCTCGGCTACCGCGGCGACGTGATCAAGCGCTGGTTCCTCGATCACGCGCGCCTCGAGAGCGATTTCCGGATCGACCTGTCCCGCGGACAGGTCACCGAGTACTCGGCGACCCGCGACGACTTCACCGTCCACCTGATGGACACGGGCCCCGAGACGATGACCGGAGGTCGTTTGCTGCGGCTCGCGCCGCTGCTGCGCGACGGCACGTTCATGATGACCTATGGGGACGGCGTCTCGGGCCTCGACATCCGCCGCCTGCTCGAGTTTCACCGGCGGCACGGCAAGCTCGCCACGCTCACAGCGGTGCGGCCGCCGGCCCGTTTCGGGCGGCTCGAGTTCGAGGGTGACGCGATCGCCCGCTTCGACGAGAAGCCACAGATCGGCGAAGGCTGGATCAACGGCGGGTTCTTCGTGCTCGAGCCCGGCGTGTTCGATTACCTCGAGGGCGACGACACGGTCTGGGAGCGCGCCCCGCTGGAGCGGCTCGCGGCCGATGGCCAGCTGATGGCCTACCGCTGCGAGGAGTTCTGGCAGTGCATGGACACGCTGCGCGACAAGCGCACGCTCAACCAGTTGTGGGCCGAGGGGAATGCGCCATGGGCCGTGTGGAAATGA
- a CDS encoding glycosyltransferase family 2 protein: MRTASAPPIQPSDLELTFLFPCLNEAETVAACIGEVTRQFAEHGLEGEVLVADNGSTDGSPELARAAGARVIHVVDWFPDVPRRGYGTGLTAGLMAARGRFVVLADSDGSYDVSSLPAFVAKLREGFDLVMGNRFRGGIRPGAMPPLHRFPGNPMMTLLGRTFFAAPIGDVNCGIRGCRRDAVLGLGLSSMGMEFAIEMVAKASLEGLRITEVPTILRPDGRSRRPHLRTFHDGWRQLRFMLLYSPRWLFLYPGLALLILGGLLMSLIVWHPVRVLGVRLDVHSLILAGALITIGSQTVLSFLLANQHATAQGVLPSSERFERFLKAKSLERAVLLGGVLVVLGLAGVAVSAYVWARRAFGDLDIAVMMRVIVPSATALVVGVQLIAAGFLSSVLELRGNPVVVPGVEER; encoded by the coding sequence ATGCGCACGGCCTCCGCCCCCCCCATTCAGCCCTCCGACCTCGAACTCACGTTCCTATTTCCATGCCTGAACGAGGCGGAGACGGTGGCGGCCTGTATCGGCGAAGTGACGCGGCAGTTCGCCGAGCACGGCCTCGAAGGAGAGGTGCTGGTCGCCGACAACGGCAGCACGGATGGCTCGCCGGAACTGGCGAGGGCCGCGGGGGCGCGCGTGATCCACGTGGTGGACTGGTTTCCGGACGTGCCGCGGCGTGGTTACGGCACCGGGCTGACCGCCGGGCTCATGGCCGCGCGCGGCCGGTTCGTCGTGCTCGCGGACTCCGACGGGAGCTACGACGTGTCGAGCCTGCCGGCGTTCGTCGCGAAGCTTCGCGAGGGTTTCGACCTGGTGATGGGCAACCGCTTCCGTGGCGGCATCCGTCCGGGAGCCATGCCGCCGCTTCATCGTTTTCCCGGCAATCCGATGATGACGCTGCTCGGACGCACGTTCTTCGCCGCGCCCATCGGCGACGTCAACTGCGGCATCCGCGGCTGCCGACGGGACGCGGTCCTGGGGCTGGGCCTCAGTTCGATGGGCATGGAGTTCGCGATCGAAATGGTCGCGAAAGCCAGCCTCGAGGGACTGCGCATCACGGAGGTCCCGACGATCCTTCGCCCGGACGGACGCAGCCGCCGCCCGCACCTGCGCACGTTTCATGACGGCTGGCGGCAGCTGCGTTTCATGCTGCTGTACAGTCCCCGCTGGCTGTTCCTCTACCCCGGACTGGCGTTGCTCATCCTCGGCGGACTGCTCATGAGCCTGATCGTCTGGCACCCGGTGCGCGTTCTCGGTGTCCGCCTGGACGTCCACTCGCTGATCCTGGCCGGAGCGTTGATCACCATCGGCAGCCAGACCGTGCTGTCGTTCCTGCTCGCGAACCAGCACGCGACCGCGCAGGGCGTGCTGCCGTCGAGCGAGCGATTCGAGCGCTTCCTGAAGGCGAAGTCGCTGGAACGGGCGGTCCTGCTCGGGGGAGTGCTGGTCGTATTGGGACTCGCGGGGGTCGCGGTTTCGGCCTACGTCTGGGCCCGGCGTGCCTTCGGCGATCTCGACATCGCCGTCATGATGCGCGTCATCGTGCCGAGCGCGACCGCTCTGGTCGTCGGCGTCCAGCTGATCGCGGCCGGTTTCCTCTCGAGCGTGCTCGAGCTTCGGGGCAATCCGGTCGTCGTGCCCGGCGTCGAGGAGCGCTGA
- a CDS encoding adenylosuccinate synthase yields the protein MPCTVVVGAQWGDEGKGKIVDALSARADIVARYQGGPNAGHSVIHHGETLVLHLVPSGILNPGRRCLIGNGVVIDPDRLFEEVTRLESLGIPARAQLGVSGSAHLILPYHRAAEAVAEQGPGAIGTTGRGIGFAYRDKAGRTGLRVADLYDRATFVGRVDGNLARLRREFPEAATELSAMSGAALHDGLREVAAWLEPLVCDVPAELHAALRAGRRVLLEGAQGTLLDVDHGTYPYVTSSSASAAGAPLGVGLGPTAVDEVVGVSKAYATRVGLGPFPSEMPAEEAARLREAGEEYGATTGRPRRCGWLDLPALRYAARINGLTSLVVTKLDVLDHFDEILVATAYECEGRELAEYPASARTLAGCRPVWKRFAGWKRSTESARRWADLPAAARAYLEAIEAEVGVPISSVSVGAAREAEVSRG from the coding sequence ATGCCGTGCACGGTGGTGGTGGGCGCCCAGTGGGGCGACGAAGGCAAGGGCAAGATCGTCGATGCGCTGAGCGCCCGCGCGGACATCGTGGCCCGCTACCAGGGCGGCCCCAACGCGGGGCACAGCGTCATCCATCACGGCGAGACGCTGGTGCTGCACCTGGTCCCCTCGGGCATCCTCAACCCGGGCCGGCGCTGCCTGATCGGCAACGGCGTCGTGATCGACCCGGACCGGCTGTTCGAGGAAGTGACCCGGCTCGAGTCGCTCGGTATTCCGGCGCGCGCGCAGCTCGGCGTCTCGGGCTCGGCGCACCTCATCCTGCCCTACCATCGCGCCGCCGAAGCGGTGGCCGAGCAGGGGCCGGGAGCGATCGGGACCACCGGCCGCGGTATCGGCTTCGCCTATCGCGACAAGGCGGGGCGGACCGGCCTGCGGGTCGCCGACCTGTACGACCGCGCGACGTTCGTCGGCCGGGTGGACGGCAACCTCGCGCGGCTTCGCCGTGAGTTCCCGGAGGCCGCGACCGAACTTTCCGCGATGAGCGGCGCGGCGCTGCACGACGGCCTTCGGGAGGTCGCCGCGTGGCTGGAGCCGCTGGTCTGCGACGTCCCGGCCGAGCTGCACGCGGCGCTTCGCGCCGGCCGGCGCGTACTGCTCGAGGGAGCGCAGGGCACGCTGCTCGACGTGGACCACGGCACCTACCCGTACGTGACCTCGTCGTCCGCGAGCGCCGCCGGCGCCCCGCTCGGCGTCGGGCTCGGGCCGACCGCGGTGGACGAGGTCGTGGGCGTGAGCAAGGCCTACGCGACGCGCGTCGGACTGGGTCCGTTCCCGAGCGAGATGCCCGCGGAGGAAGCCGCCCGCCTGCGGGAGGCGGGCGAGGAGTACGGCGCCACGACCGGCAGGCCCCGCCGATGCGGCTGGCTCGACCTGCCGGCGCTGCGCTACGCGGCGCGGATCAACGGCCTCACCTCGCTCGTCGTGACCAAGCTCGACGTTCTCGACCACTTCGACGAGATCCTCGTCGCCACGGCCTACGAGTGCGAGGGGCGCGAACTCGCGGAGTATCCGGCCTCGGCGCGCACGCTGGCCGGCTGCCGGCCGGTCTGGAAGCGTTTCGCGGGCTGGAAGCGCAGCACCGAATCGGCCCGTCGCTGGGCCGACCTGCCGGCCGCGGCTCGCGCCTACCTCGAAGCGATCGAGGCGGAGGTCGGCGTGCCGATCTCGAGCGTCTCCGTCGGCGCCGCCCGCGAGGCCGAAGTCTCCCGCGGCTGA
- a CDS encoding Crp/Fnr family transcriptional regulator yields MSDPRMERIQAAVRSQPMFRGLPSEDQQRIETMATLRDLHKGDVLWTAGDPAETLTLIVSGRVKVVRHGTGGDVILEIFGRGESVGAVAVYNRMPYPASAIVMEPTAILCVPAAHWFDLLERHPDLSRRLILHLTRLNMMLARKVEEMRGQRVEVRIAQLFLGLAERSGRATAAGTEIPVPLSRQEVAELVGTTVESAIRTLSRWNREGVLVTGERRFLVPSLERLRSIAEGRGEE; encoded by the coding sequence TTGTCCGACCCGCGCATGGAGCGCATTCAAGCGGCCGTTCGCTCGCAGCCGATGTTTCGCGGCCTGCCGTCGGAGGACCAGCAGCGGATCGAGACGATGGCGACCCTGCGCGACCTGCACAAGGGCGACGTGCTGTGGACCGCGGGAGATCCGGCCGAGACCCTGACGCTGATCGTGAGCGGCCGCGTCAAGGTCGTGCGCCACGGAACCGGCGGAGACGTCATCCTCGAGATCTTCGGCCGCGGTGAGTCCGTCGGGGCGGTCGCGGTCTACAACCGCATGCCCTACCCGGCATCGGCGATCGTCATGGAGCCGACGGCGATCCTGTGCGTGCCCGCCGCGCACTGGTTCGATCTGCTCGAGCGTCACCCCGACCTGTCGCGCCGCCTGATCCTCCATCTCACCCGTCTCAACATGATGCTGGCGCGAAAGGTCGAGGAAATGCGCGGGCAGCGCGTCGAGGTGCGCATCGCGCAACTCTTCCTCGGGCTTGCCGAGCGTTCCGGCAGGGCGACCGCGGCGGGCACCGAGATCCCGGTGCCGCTCTCGCGCCAGGAGGTGGCCGAACTGGTCGGCACCACCGTCGAGTCGGCGATCCGCACGCTTTCGCGCTGGAACCGCGAGGGAGTGCTCGTCACCGGCGAGCGGCGGTTCCTGGTGCCGTCCCTGGAGCGACTCCGCTCGATCGCCGAAGGCCGCGGCGAGGAGTAA
- a CDS encoding hemerythrin domain-containing protein — MRPDDRCSDDPFAVFRRDHDRVLGRLARLETEFRSGRVPLDDGLLNELVAHLERQFATHMAAEDSVLYPALRAAFPGAASTIDPLLADHAELRAMLSALAEQLSRPRERARDEQVEVLVRDLSDLLRLHIHREESVVFDVAARVLSRAEIAALTVGLDTLMREPPDSRAPQGH; from the coding sequence ATGAGACCGGACGATCGCTGCTCCGACGACCCGTTCGCGGTCTTTCGTCGAGACCATGATCGCGTGCTGGGGCGCCTCGCGCGGCTCGAGACGGAGTTCCGCTCGGGCCGGGTCCCGCTCGACGACGGGCTGCTGAACGAACTGGTCGCGCACCTCGAGCGGCAGTTCGCCACGCACATGGCGGCCGAGGACTCGGTGCTCTACCCCGCGCTGCGCGCGGCCTTTCCGGGGGCGGCGAGCACGATCGATCCGCTGCTGGCCGATCACGCGGAGTTGCGGGCGATGCTGTCCGCGCTCGCCGAACAACTTTCCCGACCCCGGGAACGCGCCCGCGACGAACAGGTCGAGGTGCTCGTCCGGGATCTCTCCGACCTGCTCCGACTCCACATCCACCGGGAGGAGTCGGTCGTCTTCGACGTGGCCGCCCGCGTGCTCTCGCGCGCGGAGATCGCGGCGTTGACGGTCGGCCTCGACACGCTCATGCGTGAACCTCCGGACTCACGTGCCCCGCAGGGACACTGA
- a CDS encoding cytochrome c, producing the protein MNRYATCLLVSALVVLAGCGGKAEDQGSSSASASPAPAAGKLLAKSLYDDGPRAADSPVDAAAAAAGEKLFSTKGCTACHAWGRKLTGPDLKDVTKQRTATWMENQILHPDVMVKTDPIARALFAQFALQMPKQGLTETEAKQVVEYLKKRDKDGK; encoded by the coding sequence ATGAACCGGTACGCAACCTGCCTGCTTGTTTCCGCCCTCGTCGTGCTCGCCGGCTGCGGCGGCAAGGCCGAGGACCAGGGTTCCTCCTCCGCCTCGGCCAGCCCGGCGCCCGCCGCGGGCAAGCTGCTCGCGAAGTCGCTCTACGACGACGGCCCGCGGGCGGCCGACTCGCCGGTGGACGCCGCCGCGGCCGCCGCCGGAGAGAAGCTCTTCTCGACCAAGGGCTGCACGGCCTGCCACGCATGGGGCAGGAAGCTGACCGGGCCGGATCTCAAGGACGTGACGAAGCAGCGCACCGCCACCTGGATGGAGAATCAGATTCTGCACCCCGACGTGATGGTCAAGACGGACCCCATCGCGCGCGCGCTGTTCGCGCAATTCGCGCTGCAGATGCCCAAGCAGGGGCTGACCGAAACGGAAGCGAAGCAGGTGGTCGAGTACCTGAAGAAGCGCGACAAGGACGGCAAGTAG